GCGATCAGTGAGTGGCAAGGAATCATTCGAGAGATTCGACTGTACGAACTTGCTCGACAGCTCTCCCAGAACGATGGGCATCTGATTCCTGCCTGAATGAGTCGGCCACCATCGGATTCGGCCCCTGACTCGACAGGGCCACCGGATCGCCAGACGTTGCGATTGCTCGAGCGACATCTCACATCGGATTCACTCGTCGCCGAGACAGCATTCGATCCAGATTTCTACGAGCCGCGACTCCTCAAGGCGTTCCTTGATATGGAGCGATATCCAGAATCAGTCTCAGCAGCCCGGCTCGACATTCGGTGGTTCACGACTGAGGATTTCACATTTCATTATGTTGAAGATCACAACGATGGGAGCCGGTGGGAATGTCGTTGGGATCGGCATCCAAACACGCACAATGCCCGGTTGCACTTTCACCAGCCACCGGCTGCGAACGACATCACTGATCTTGAACTCCCGTCGCTCCACCCCCTCGAGGTGTACTCGACGGTGCTTACTGCGATCGAGCAGCGTCTCGAGACTCTTTGGTCTCAGTGAAGGTATGTGAGTCTCATTGGCCTCTCGCACACAGTATTTGCGAGGATGTCAGCGGGGTCTTCCACTGGACGGAACACTCAAACGCGTCTCGTGAGATGACCGTGTATGAACCGAGCGACCCTCGTGGTTTCTGTGGCGCTCCTCGTCGTTCTTGCGGGATGTGCGAGCGACACCGGGGACTCCGAGAATGCGATTGACGACTCTCAGACCGTTGGGAATGCTCTCGAGGTTGTTGACATGAACGTCGAAGACGTGTCGCCCGACGAGGAGTACATCGTCCTCGAGAATACCGCCGATGAGCCCGTTGATTTGTCTGGGTTTGAACTCCGAGACCGAGAGGGTGGACAGGTCGATGGCGGCCTCTCTCCGTTTTCGTTTCCAAGTGAGTTCGTTCTGGAGTCTGGGGAGACGGTGAAGATAACGACTGGTGAAGGCGATCCAACGGACAACGAACTGTACTGGGGATACAACGTGAATATCTGGCGAGACGATGGCGACGTGGTTCGGCTTGTCAACGCCAATGGCCAGGTCGTACTCGAGCACGTCTACGGCGATATCGAACTCGATGAGTCTGAGTCGGACGGCGATGGAGAGAGCGGCACTGGTGACGAGAGCGATGGACTCGACGGGAGCACTGTCGAGGGAGAACTCGAGATTCACCACATCGACGTCGGACAAGGCGATTCGACTCTCATCGTCACGCCAGCCAATGAGACGATCCTGATCGATACTGGCGACTGGCGAGAGGACGGCAGTGAGGTCATCGCCTATCTCGAGGCCCAGGGGATCGATCGGATCGACCATCTCGTCGCGACACACGCTGATGCCGACCACATCGGTGGTCACGCTGCTGTGATCGAGCACTTCGAGACGACTGGTGAGGGTATTGGAACCGCATACGATTCGGGTGTCCCATCGGATTCTGCG
This genomic stretch from Natrinema sp. HArc-T2 harbors:
- a CDS encoding MBL fold metallo-hydrolase, translated to MNRATLVVSVALLVVLAGCASDTGDSENAIDDSQTVGNALEVVDMNVEDVSPDEEYIVLENTADEPVDLSGFELRDREGGQVDGGLSPFSFPSEFVLESGETVKITTGEGDPTDNELYWGYNVNIWRDDGDVVRLVNANGQVVLEHVYGDIELDESESDGDGESGTGDESDGLDGSTVEGELEIHHIDVGQGDSTLIVTPANETILIDTGDWREDGSEVIAYLEAQGIDRIDHLVATHADADHIGGHAAVIEHFETTGEGIGTAYDSGVPSDSATYGNYLDTVDEYDVELLIVESGDELPLEGDVSAQVMNPPAGDAGSDVNDNSVVLALEFGDFQYLAPGDVDTGVEQRLVDEWENDLESDVYKAGHHGSSTSSSDAFVDAIDPETAIISSAYDSQYGHPSDEVLERFAAREIETYWTGVHGDIVVRTDGTSIEVETEELFSTDPEDILAETPDSDDETNSLISPPLVASGIDGAVAPAMG